Proteins encoded by one window of Chthoniobacterales bacterium:
- the speA gene encoding biosynthetic arginine decarboxylase, which translates to MSDFGTADAIALYNVDRWGGGYFTINRDGHVAVRPTARRKEEIDLMELVVEAQARGLAFPMVIRFQDLVRHRVETINRSFAEAIAGHNYRGVYRGVFPIKVNQLREVVEEILDAGKPFHFGIEAGSKPELMAALAVHTDHDSLVICNGYKDTEFIRMALLGCKLGKTVILVVEKLEELAHILRVSKKMGVAPNIGLRVRLLSKGAGKWATSGGENAKFGLSTAELVEASGMLHKAGLADALKLLHFHVGSQVPDIGTIKRATREAARFYGKLQKMGHALGYLDVGGGLGVDYDGSRTTFDSSTNYSLDEYARDIVYSIAEICDAEEVPHPTIVSESGRAIVAHHSVLVVEAFGSIEKSKGGKSVKATEEDPRPVHEMVEVRDNLGSKNRLENLHDAQEIRERAQGMFDLGLLDLPAKAKVETIYWEIAANVVEMFRGMRYVPEEVKEMEVALGDQFLCNFSVFQSLLDHWALGQLFPVMPIHRLDEQPDRNATLVDITCDSDGKVSKFVDLQDVKETLPLHRWMPGQPYYMGFFLAGAYQDIMGDLHNLFGRVNEMHVFLDEDEDSGYYVEEVLPGSTIAQVLALTQWETNELARRMKKQTDAAIKSDRLKPKEGMRLLDDYEKALTGYTYLNFDDQTAEAAKS; encoded by the coding sequence ATGTCTGATTTCGGCACGGCTGACGCCATCGCTCTTTATAATGTCGATCGCTGGGGTGGTGGGTATTTCACCATCAACCGCGATGGCCATGTCGCGGTGCGACCGACCGCTCGCCGCAAGGAGGAGATCGACCTCATGGAGCTCGTCGTCGAGGCGCAGGCTCGCGGGCTGGCGTTTCCGATGGTGATTCGTTTCCAGGATCTCGTCCGCCATCGCGTGGAGACGATCAATCGTTCGTTCGCCGAGGCGATCGCCGGCCACAATTACCGCGGCGTCTATCGGGGCGTGTTTCCGATCAAGGTGAACCAGCTCCGCGAAGTCGTGGAGGAGATTCTCGATGCCGGGAAGCCCTTCCATTTCGGCATTGAGGCCGGCAGCAAGCCGGAGCTGATGGCTGCGCTCGCGGTGCATACCGATCACGACAGCCTGGTGATCTGCAACGGCTACAAGGATACCGAGTTCATTCGCATGGCGCTGCTCGGCTGCAAGCTGGGCAAGACCGTCATTCTCGTCGTCGAGAAGCTCGAGGAGCTCGCGCACATCCTGCGGGTCTCGAAGAAGATGGGCGTCGCGCCGAACATCGGCCTGCGCGTGCGTCTGCTCTCCAAGGGCGCCGGCAAGTGGGCGACGAGCGGCGGCGAGAACGCGAAGTTCGGCCTCTCCACGGCGGAACTCGTCGAGGCAAGCGGGATGCTCCACAAGGCGGGCCTGGCGGATGCGCTCAAGCTTTTGCATTTCCACGTCGGTTCGCAGGTGCCCGACATTGGCACGATCAAGCGCGCCACCCGCGAGGCGGCCCGGTTCTACGGCAAGCTCCAGAAAATGGGGCACGCGCTTGGCTACCTCGACGTCGGCGGCGGTCTCGGCGTCGATTACGATGGCTCGCGCACGACCTTCGACAGCTCGACGAACTACTCGCTCGACGAATACGCCCGCGACATCGTTTACAGCATCGCGGAGATTTGCGACGCGGAGGAAGTGCCGCATCCCACGATCGTGAGCGAGAGCGGTCGCGCGATCGTTGCGCACCACTCCGTGCTCGTGGTCGAGGCCTTTGGCTCGATCGAGAAGAGCAAGGGCGGCAAGTCCGTGAAGGCGACCGAGGAGGATCCGAGACCCGTTCACGAAATGGTCGAGGTTCGCGATAACCTCGGCAGCAAGAATCGCCTCGAGAATCTCCACGACGCGCAGGAAATCCGCGAGCGCGCGCAGGGGATGTTCGACCTCGGTCTGCTCGATCTTCCCGCGAAGGCGAAGGTCGAAACGATCTACTGGGAGATCGCCGCAAACGTCGTCGAGATGTTCCGCGGCATGCGCTACGTGCCCGAGGAAGTGAAGGAAATGGAGGTCGCGCTTGGCGATCAGTTCCTCTGCAATTTCTCCGTCTTCCAGTCGCTCCTCGACCACTGGGCGCTGGGTCAGCTCTTCCCGGTGATGCCGATTCATCGCCTCGACGAACAGCCGGACCGCAACGCCACGCTCGTGGACATCACGTGCGATTCCGATGGCAAGGTCAGCAAGTTCGTCGACCTGCAGGACGTGAAGGAAACGTTGCCGCTGCATCGCTGGATGCCCGGGCAGCCATACTACATGGGCTTCTTCCTCGCCGGCGCCTACCAGGACATCATGGGCGACCTGCACAATCTCTTTGGCCGCGTGAACGAGATGCACGTCTTCCTCGATGAGGACGAAGACAGCGGTTACTACGTCGAGGAGGTGCTCCCCGGCAGCACGATTGCCCAGGTGCTCGCGCTCACGCAATGGGAGACGAACGAGCTCGCCCGCCGCATGAAGAAGCAGACCGATGCGGCGATCAAAAGCGATCGCTTGAAGCCGAAGGAAGGCATGCGTCTGCTCGACGACTACGAAAAGGCGCTGACCGGCTACACGTATCTCAACTTCGACGACCAGACCGCCGAGGCGGCCAAATCCTGA
- the gcvT gene encoding glycine cleavage system aminomethyltransferase GcvT has protein sequence MANRTALFDQHVAAGGRMVDFAGWEMPVQYTSILDEHRAVREAVGVFDISHMGEFFVSGPGSTAWLDGLLTNGVTKLLVGQAQYTLLLNERGGVIDDLIVYRLGDEEYLLIVNAAKIDEDAAWLEAHAANGPTFADRSGEYSALAVQGPVARGVFQSVFGEALATERNRVATVTFGGAEGFVVTTGYTGEDGFEVVVPNAVAGALWDALVAAGAKPCGLGARDTLRLEMGYPLNGSDLSPDRTPLEAGLGFFVDLSKDDFIGKSALVAQKQAGLPTRLAAIAVTEKSPPIRPHYPVLVDGEAVSETCSGALSPSLGHGIAMAYLPAARAKVGQAVEIEVRGKRYPGSVVKKPFLKRD, from the coding sequence ATGGCGAATCGCACCGCACTTTTTGATCAACACGTCGCGGCCGGGGGCCGGATGGTGGACTTCGCTGGCTGGGAGATGCCGGTGCAATACACGAGCATCCTCGACGAGCATCGCGCCGTGCGGGAGGCCGTGGGGGTCTTTGACATTTCGCACATGGGCGAGTTTTTCGTGAGCGGTCCGGGCTCGACGGCGTGGCTCGATGGCCTGCTCACGAACGGCGTCACGAAGCTGCTCGTGGGGCAGGCGCAATACACGCTGCTTCTCAACGAGCGCGGCGGGGTGATCGACGATCTCATCGTTTACCGGCTCGGCGACGAGGAATACCTGCTCATCGTCAATGCCGCGAAGATCGACGAGGACGCCGCGTGGCTCGAGGCGCACGCGGCAAATGGCCCGACCTTCGCGGATCGCAGCGGGGAATATTCGGCGCTCGCCGTGCAAGGGCCTGTCGCCCGGGGCGTGTTCCAGTCCGTCTTCGGGGAAGCGCTTGCGACCGAGCGTAATCGCGTGGCCACCGTGACCTTTGGCGGCGCGGAGGGCTTCGTCGTCACCACTGGTTACACGGGGGAGGACGGATTCGAGGTCGTCGTGCCCAATGCCGTCGCCGGCGCGCTGTGGGACGCCCTTGTCGCCGCCGGGGCGAAGCCCTGCGGTCTCGGTGCCCGCGACACCCTGCGCCTCGAAATGGGCTACCCGCTCAACGGCTCCGATCTGTCGCCCGATCGCACCCCGCTCGAGGCCGGGCTCGGCTTTTTCGTCGATCTCTCCAAGGATGACTTCATCGGCAAGTCCGCGCTCGTGGCGCAGAAGCAAGCCGGCCTGCCCACCAGGCTCGCGGCCATCGCGGTGACCGAGAAGTCACCGCCGATCCGCCCGCACTATCCCGTGCTCGTCGACGGCGAGGCGGTCTCCGAGACATGCAGCGGCGCGCTCTCCCCGAGCCTCGGCCATGGCATTGCGATGGCCTATCTGCCGGCCGCCCGCGCCAAAGTGGGGCAGGCCGTGGAAATTGAAGTGCGCGGAAAACGCTACCCCGGTAGCGTCGTGAAGAAGCCCTTTCTCAAGCGCGATTAA
- the gcvH gene encoding glycine cleavage system protein GcvH — MNVPDDLKYAESHEWIRVADGIGTVGITDHAQAELTDIVFVEPPKVGTTFAAHNAVAVVESVKAASDIYTPVSGEIVEVNEALDADPALLNTAPFGDGWIFKIKLSDPGELDALKTPEDYRAQISE, encoded by the coding sequence ATGAACGTTCCCGACGACCTCAAATACGCCGAATCCCACGAGTGGATCCGGGTGGCGGATGGCATCGGCACGGTCGGCATCACCGACCATGCGCAGGCCGAATTGACCGACATCGTTTTTGTCGAACCGCCGAAGGTCGGCACGACCTTTGCCGCGCACAATGCCGTCGCCGTCGTCGAGTCCGTGAAGGCCGCGAGCGACATCTACACGCCCGTCTCCGGCGAGATCGTCGAAGTCAACGAGGCGCTGGATGCGGATCCCGCCCTGCTCAACACCGCGCCCTTCGGCGACGGCTGGATCTTCAAGATCAAGCTCTCCGATCCTGGCGAACTCGACGCCCTGAAGACGCCCGAAGACTACCGCGCGCAGATCTCGGAATGA